A single genomic interval of Corvus hawaiiensis isolate bCorHaw1 chromosome 5, bCorHaw1.pri.cur, whole genome shotgun sequence harbors:
- the FOXI3 gene encoding forkhead box protein I3 has translation MSAGELQQAQPRASAPAAAPAPPQPRSAQEAPDMAVYCSENFSVYPQPSLHPPGAAAAAAAAAAAAAAAAASSGQRAGGYALGDYGAPANAGYLWGMNSPAPYLQGPPGAAAAAAAAAPFLPPASYGCSRGGQLVGSPPAPGSPSAGGAELSWLSLASQEELLKLVRPPYSYSALIAMAIQSAPERKLTLSHIYQYVAENFPFYKRSKAGWQNSIRHNLSLNDCFRKVPRDEDDPGKGNYWTLDPNCEKMFDNGNFRRKRKRRSEPNAPATASAASSLGGLKAEEERPIPATGKPCGNSPPPELDPSPSARDHPKSSSPSSIISSTPSCLSTFFSGMSSLSGGGSRLTGGLSSDLHHRNFSAGQLSSGTFTPSSSSSQEVPSPDQLQRVAGPSPAYYSSFHPSSGSQGAQYNHYYNFTVNSLIYTRDGTEV, from the exons ATGAGCGCCGGTGAGTTGCAGCAGGCGCAGCCCAGAGCCTCGGCGCCGGCGgccgcccccgcgcccccgcagccccgcagcgCCCAGGAAGCCCCCGACATGGCCGTGTACTGCAGCGAGAACTTCAGCGTCtacccccagcccagcctccacccgcccggcgccgccgccgccgccgccgcggccgccgctgccgccgccgccgccgccgcctcctccggGCAGCGGGCGGGCGGGTACGCGCTGGGGGACTACGGGGCTCCCGCCAACGCCGGGTACCTGTGGGGCATGAACAGCCCCGCGCCCTACCTGCAGggcccgcccggcgccgccgccgccgccgccgccgccgcgcccttCCTGCCGCCCGCCTCGTACGGCTGCTCGCGGGGCGGGCAGCTCGTGGGCTCGCCCCCGGCGCCCGGCTCGCCGTCGGCGGGCGGCGCGGAGCTGAGCTGGCTCAGCCTGGccagccaggaggagctgctgaagctgGTGCGGCCGCCCTACTCGTACTCGGCGCTGATCGCCATGGCCATCCAGAGCGCGCCCGAGAGGAAGCTCACCCTCAGCCACATCTACCAGTACGTGGCCGAGAACTTCCCCTTCTACAAGCGCAGCAAGGCCGGGTGGCAGAACAGCATCCGCCACAACCTCAGCCTGAACGACTGCTTCCGCAAGGTGCCCCGCGACGAGGACGACCCCG GGAAGGGAAACTACTGGACCTTAGATCCCAACTGTGAGAAGATGTTTGACAACGGGAACTTCCGTCGCAAACGCAAGCGGCGCTCTGAGCCCAACGCGCCCGCGACCGCCTCAGCAGCCTCCTCTCTGGGGGGCCTGAAGGCTGAGGAAGAGCGACCCATCCCAGCCACAGGCAAACCATGTGGAAACAGCCCACCCCCAGAGCTGGACCCCTCACCTTCTGCCAGGGACCATCCCAAAAGCTCCTCTCCCTCCAGTATCATTTCATCCACCCctagctgcctcagcaccttcTTCAGCGGCATGAGCTCCCTGAGCGGCGGAGGCAGCCGGCTGACAGGGGGTCTCAGCAGTGACCTGCATCACAGGAACTTCTCTGCTGGACAGCTGAGCAGTGGCACTTTCACcccttccagcagctcttctCAGGAGGTGCCTTCCCCAGACCAGCTGCAGCGGGTCGCAGGACCTTCCCCTGCCTACTACAGCTCCTTCCACCCCAGCAGCGGCAGCCAGGGAGCCCAGTACAACCACTACTACAACTTCACTGTCAAC